One Candidatus Peregrinibacteria bacterium DNA segment encodes these proteins:
- the gmk gene encoding guanylate kinase, with the protein MEELVQGAGKLILILGPSGSGKGTVLKALRERHPEFAFPVSCTTRDPRPGERGGEVYHFVSKEDFQARMQREEFLEWAVVHGENYYGTLKEAILQPLREGRTVIREVDVQGLRSIRDLIPASHLRSIFLTVDGWETLQHRILKRSTLPAEELERRRQSFMKEMEWQNECDVVIVSIEGEIEKLVADTEQAIEAQLQ; encoded by the coding sequence GTGGAAGAATTAGTACAAGGGGCTGGAAAGTTGATTCTTATTCTGGGACCATCTGGTTCTGGAAAGGGGACGGTGCTTAAGGCACTTCGTGAGCGTCATCCGGAATTTGCGTTTCCGGTTTCGTGCACCACGCGTGATCCGCGACCGGGTGAAAGAGGGGGTGAAGTGTATCATTTTGTCAGCAAGGAGGATTTTCAGGCTCGTATGCAGCGGGAAGAGTTTTTGGAGTGGGCGGTGGTGCATGGTGAAAATTATTATGGCACTTTGAAAGAGGCCATTTTGCAGCCTCTTCGAGAGGGGCGAACTGTGATTCGTGAGGTGGATGTTCAAGGGCTCCGTTCCATTCGTGATCTGATTCCAGCCAGCCATTTACGGTCCATTTTTTTGACGGTGGATGGATGGGAGACGCTTCAACATCGCATTTTAAAACGCAGCACTTTGCCTGCCGAGGAATTGGAGCGACGCCGTCAAAGTTTTATGAAAGAGATGGAATGGCAGAACGAATGTGACGTGGTGATTGTGAGCATTGAGGGGGAAATTGAAAAGCTTGTCGCAGACACGGAACAGGCCATTGAGGCTCAGTTGCAGTGA
- a CDS encoding Fic family protein translates to MAGKFRTIEVTVSKHNPPRFFQVPQMMEDFSEDLKIRIKSLPGLEDKKFLDELVEFLAWMHHRFLWIHPFFDYNGRIGRLLISMILLKLNLPPIELKVGTKVGRTKYVKALAAADGGESTLLEKLIRAALEETVKKLA, encoded by the coding sequence ATGGCTGGGAAATTTAGAACGATTGAAGTGACCGTTTCAAAGCACAACCCACCCCGTTTCTTTCAAGTTCCCCAGATGATGGAAGATTTTTCCGAAGATTTGAAAATTAGGATTAAATCTTTGCCTGGTTTGGAGGATAAAAAGTTTTTGGATGAGCTTGTAGAGTTTTTAGCTTGGATGCATCACCGTTTTCTATGGATTCACCCATTTTTTGACTACAATGGTCGAATCGGACGCCTTTTGATCAGTATGATTTTGTTGAAACTCAATTTGCCTCCGATTGAGCTGAAAGTGGGAACTAAAGTGGGTAGAACCAAATATGTGAAAGCTCTTGCAGCAGCCGATGGAGGTGAGTCTACTTTGCTCGAAAAGTTGATTCGAGCTGCTCTTGAGGAAACGGTGAAGAAGTTAGCCTAA
- the tnpA gene encoding IS200/IS605 family transposase has product MKKLRKSSHAVFICDYHLVWPTKYRRKIFNEGVLAFLQEVMKDIPKYYPELVVKEVNTDLDHVHILISIPPQIAGERW; this is encoded by the coding sequence ATGAAGAAGCTACGAAAAAGCTCACACGCAGTTTTCATCTGTGACTATCACTTAGTTTGGCCGACCAAATACCGTCGGAAGATATTCAACGAAGGTGTGTTGGCTTTTCTGCAGGAAGTGATGAAGGATATTCCGAAGTACTATCCGGAACTGGTGGTGAAAGAGGTAAACACGGATTTAGACCATGTACATATTTTAATTTCCATACCTCCACAAATAGCAGGGGAGAGGTGGTGA
- a CDS encoding AI-2E family transporter gives MNPSKNLILPDFARYFFALFVVGILLLFAWIISPFFNVLIYAATIVVIFYPLYKWMRTLLPRHHNIAAFLSTLFVMIVVLTPLAFFILFLSQEALNAYQLLSSTWITWDVLNLRFDGLSEIPVLGAFFQPLAERFSASDFVYSMVTLLKDLTQSVAGFLVAQSTSILATVRDTVLGFFILLLTVFFFFRDGERFLEILRTLSPLPDRYESEIGNKLRDTTYAIVMGSFVTAMMQGIVGGIGLAIAGVHNVVFWSTLMAFAALLIPYVGSSLIWGPIALVTLLQGDIFWGVFILLWGVCLVSLVDNVARPLLIGSRTRTHALTTFLAVLGGILVFGIKGIIFGPLILSLTITILHIYQLEYRDMLHDE, from the coding sequence ATGAATCCATCCAAAAATTTAATTCTTCCTGATTTTGCCCGTTATTTTTTTGCTCTTTTTGTGGTGGGCATTTTGCTTTTGTTTGCTTGGATCATTTCTCCTTTTTTCAACGTTCTCATTTATGCCGCCACCATTGTGGTGATTTTTTACCCCTTGTATAAGTGGATGAGGACTTTGCTGCCGCGTCACCATAATATCGCTGCCTTTTTGAGCACGCTCTTTGTGATGATTGTTGTGCTGACGCCACTCGCTTTTTTTATCTTGTTTTTAAGTCAGGAAGCTTTGAATGCCTATCAACTGCTTTCTAGCACGTGGATCACTTGGGATGTGCTCAATTTGCGCTTTGATGGACTCAGTGAGATACCCGTGCTGGGGGCTTTTTTCCAGCCGCTTGCTGAGCGTTTTAGTGCTTCGGATTTTGTCTATAGCATGGTGACTCTCCTCAAAGATCTTACCCAAAGTGTTGCTGGTTTTTTGGTTGCTCAAAGCACTTCTATTTTGGCTACTGTGCGCGATACTGTGCTTGGATTCTTCATTCTTCTTTTAACGGTTTTCTTCTTCTTCCGTGATGGAGAACGTTTTTTGGAAATATTGAGAACACTGAGCCCTTTGCCTGACCGTTATGAGAGTGAAATTGGGAATAAACTCCGTGACACTACTTATGCCATTGTGATGGGAAGCTTTGTTACGGCAATGATGCAAGGGATTGTGGGGGGTATTGGCTTGGCCATTGCTGGAGTGCACAATGTGGTTTTTTGGTCTACTTTAATGGCCTTTGCTGCTTTATTGATTCCTTATGTAGGCTCCTCTTTAATTTGGGGGCCCATTGCACTCGTCACTTTGCTTCAAGGGGATATCTTTTGGGGAGTTTTTATTCTCTTATGGGGAGTGTGTCTGGTCTCTCTTGTGGACAATGTGGCTCGCCCCCTGCTCATTGGGTCGCGCACGCGCACTCATGCCCTCACGACTTTTTTGGCGGTTTTAGGAGGCATTTTGGTTTTTGGAATAAAAGGGATCATTTTTGGTCCGCTCATACTCAGTTTGACCATCACCATCCTCCACATTTATCAGTTGGAATACCGCGACATGCTGCATGACGAGTGA
- a CDS encoding transposase: protein MRIIKANTARELNIKFPFLRKVYWGTRSIWSAGYFASTVGINEEVIRKYIQQQGEEDAGQAQLELG from the coding sequence GTGAGAATAATAAAAGCCAACACAGCTCGTGAGTTGAACATAAAGTTTCCGTTTCTTAGAAAAGTGTACTGGGGGACGAGAAGTATTTGGTCGGCAGGTTACTTTGCCTCCACAGTTGGGATTAACGAGGAGGTCATTCGAAAGTATATCCAACAACAGGGCGAAGAAGATGCGGGCCAAGCGCAGCTTGAACTAGGCTGA
- a CDS encoding fused MFS/spermidine synthase: MKSRFVYFVSAALCGAVVMGVELSASRLLAPYFGNSLYVWTNVIAVVLLALAGGYFYGGKLADRRPEPKLYFSLIAATGFWILLIPFLIQFFSEVVVSLSPNLAFAVRLGSLFIAALFFLLPLFMLGMMVPFTLKLLQPSAEHVASVSGRLSMVSTLGSLVGTFLPTFFLIPLLGTTKTFLVLGFVLLFLAVYGLKNRLFWVRRCCCSVFFCLYLTFMLGLT, encoded by the coding sequence ATGAAGTCTCGTTTTGTTTACTTTGTTTCGGCGGCGCTCTGTGGAGCGGTTGTGATGGGAGTTGAACTCAGTGCTTCACGCTTGCTGGCTCCTTATTTTGGCAATTCGCTTTATGTGTGGACCAACGTGATTGCGGTGGTTTTGTTGGCTTTGGCAGGCGGCTATTTTTATGGAGGCAAGCTGGCGGATCGACGCCCTGAACCGAAGCTGTATTTTTCTTTGATCGCCGCTACGGGTTTTTGGATCCTTTTGATTCCTTTTTTGATTCAATTTTTTTCTGAAGTGGTCGTGAGTTTGTCTCCGAATTTGGCTTTTGCGGTGCGTTTGGGCTCTTTGTTCATTGCGGCTTTGTTTTTTCTGCTGCCACTTTTTATGCTTGGGATGATGGTTCCTTTCACCTTAAAATTGCTTCAACCCAGTGCCGAGCATGTGGCCTCCGTTTCGGGTCGGCTGTCCATGGTTTCTACTTTGGGGAGCTTGGTTGGCACGTTTTTGCCCACCTTTTTCTTGATCCCTTTATTGGGCACCACAAAGACGTTTTTGGTGCTCGGATTCGTCTTGCTTTTCCTTGCTGTTTACGGACTTAAAAACCGACTTTTTTGGGTGCGACGATGCTGCTGCTCAGTCTTTTTTTGTTTGTACCTCACGTTTATGCTCGGGCTGACATGA
- a CDS encoding TauD/TfdA family dioxygenase, giving the protein MEREIENLDLSKIPYKVEVVAPHLQKPGLKFSLQTTPGVTVLDLLREGILNTEIFERFGFVVIEDYKINVEVEEEEKPPIAFGELGDAYKCDEQGLHQDNVPVSIKEKPLITLRSADRGRISDTIVAVPNQELIKAMVDFINKLGPDEIKELSPDPLNIESFRNLIKDAGIELKPRDLSELIVKLLPFRTYTSYGNPELYRALNRAIEALLYRHKWKSHQLLIIDNQAMVHARSLPPELDTSEITEKSYLLRRIVTLEEGRGFRL; this is encoded by the coding sequence ATGGAAAGAGAAATAGAAAATTTAGATCTCAGCAAAATACCATACAAAGTTGAGGTGGTAGCGCCACATCTGCAAAAGCCAGGACTTAAATTCTCTTTACAGACCACTCCAGGTGTAACAGTTCTAGACTTATTAAGAGAAGGGATATTAAATACGGAGATCTTTGAAAGATTTGGCTTCGTTGTAATCGAAGATTATAAGATTAATGTTGAAGTGGAGGAAGAAGAAAAACCACCTATAGCCTTCGGTGAACTAGGGGATGCCTACAAATGCGACGAACAGGGACTTCACCAAGACAATGTCCCCGTAAGTATTAAAGAGAAGCCTTTGATCACGCTAAGAAGTGCTGACCGGGGAAGAATATCGGATACTATTGTGGCGGTTCCCAACCAAGAACTAATAAAAGCAATGGTTGATTTCATCAATAAGCTTGGCCCAGATGAAATTAAAGAACTATCACCAGACCCTTTGAATATAGAGAGCTTCAGGAATTTGATAAAAGATGCTGGAATAGAGCTAAAGCCTCGCGACTTGAGCGAACTAATCGTTAAGTTATTGCCTTTTAGAACCTATACAAGCTATGGAAATCCAGAACTGTACCGTGCCTTGAATCGAGCTATAGAAGCCCTCTTATATCGACATAAATGGAAATCACATCAACTTCTAATTATAGACAATCAAGCCATGGTACATGCAAGAAGTTTACCTCCAGAGCTTGATACCAGTGAAATTACTGAAAAATCTTATCTATTACGAAGGATAGTTACCTTGGAAGAAGGAAGAGGATTTAGACTTTAG
- a CDS encoding sugar nucleotide-binding protein: MKILIFGQGYIAQHFLEAFAPEAVISKVRIEDYSSVKAELEAQKPEVVVNCAGKTGRPNVDWCEDHKMETLFSNAVAPVILARACEALGLYMVHIGSGCVYEGYKNGEGYSEEDTPNFEGSYYSRTKAWSERMLKDFEVLQLRLRMPFDSVPGERNFITKILKYPKVISVPNSISVLEDFMKAAKVLIQKRATGIYNVTNPGVITHKEILDLYIELVDPEYRYELFTVEEMEKLTRARRSNCGLSVKKLESEGIHLRPIAQAIRESLILYRQYLEGL; encoded by the coding sequence ATGAAAATTCTTATTTTTGGCCAAGGATACATTGCGCAGCATTTTTTGGAGGCCTTTGCGCCGGAAGCCGTGATTTCTAAAGTTCGGATTGAAGATTACTCCAGTGTAAAAGCCGAGTTGGAAGCCCAAAAACCGGAGGTGGTGGTGAACTGTGCGGGAAAGACGGGGCGGCCCAATGTGGATTGGTGTGAAGATCATAAAATGGAAACCTTGTTTTCGAATGCAGTGGCGCCGGTTATTTTGGCTCGGGCTTGCGAGGCCTTGGGGCTTTATATGGTGCACATCGGCAGCGGTTGTGTGTATGAAGGTTATAAAAATGGCGAAGGGTACTCGGAAGAAGATACGCCCAATTTTGAGGGCAGTTATTATTCAAGAACCAAGGCGTGGAGCGAGCGTATGCTCAAAGATTTTGAGGTTTTACAATTGCGTCTGCGCATGCCTTTTGACAGCGTGCCCGGCGAGCGCAATTTCATCACTAAAATTTTAAAATATCCTAAAGTCATTTCGGTGCCCAATTCCATCAGCGTGCTGGAAGATTTTATGAAAGCCGCAAAGGTGCTCATTCAAAAAAGGGCCACGGGTATTTACAATGTGACCAATCCGGGTGTGATCACGCATAAAGAAATTTTAGACCTTTACATTGAGCTTGTGGATCCGGAATATCGCTATGAGCTTTTCACTGTTGAGGAAATGGAAAAACTCACTCGAGCGAGACGCTCCAATTGTGGACTTTCGGTGAAAAAATTGGAAAGCGAGGGCATTCATTTGCGCCCTATTGCTCAGGCTATTCGCGAATCTTTGATTTTGTACCGTCAATATCTAGAGGGCCTCTAG
- a CDS encoding fused MFS/spermidine synthase: MIAAVDSPYGFIFITQDEKGLRRLHIDTIMITQSVYDPSSSLLDSHYYYNYFAVLPTMLEDPQSVLILGHAGGTFTRLFNAYYPELEITGVELDPEVSALSKAYMGLDSAKLDLFHSDARAFLLQSSQRYDLILVDAYHGASIPAHLATREFFELCAEHLNEGGLLAVNVASGESEFLTVFENTLAHPFGEVFSAPIPGSFNTLLLTGKEARYEPVQNLDPALQEKWRGLQREGPEVRAHDSEAPLFEDDKLSQVELLNEAMLMQLLEGF, encoded by the coding sequence ATGATTGCCGCTGTCGATTCTCCTTATGGTTTTATCTTCATCACTCAAGATGAAAAAGGGCTTCGCCGACTGCATATTGATACCATTATGATCACCCAGTCCGTTTATGATCCTTCTTCATCTTTGCTGGATTCCCATTATTATTACAATTATTTTGCCGTTTTACCCACCATGCTTGAAGACCCTCAATCTGTGCTGATTTTGGGTCATGCAGGGGGCACTTTTACACGTCTTTTCAATGCTTATTACCCTGAACTTGAAATCACGGGCGTGGAGCTGGACCCCGAAGTGAGCGCCCTTTCCAAGGCTTATATGGGGCTGGATTCTGCAAAACTCGACTTGTTCCATTCGGATGCGCGCGCTTTTTTACTCCAGAGTTCACAGCGTTACGATTTGATTTTGGTGGATGCGTATCACGGAGCCAGCATTCCGGCTCATCTTGCCACTCGTGAATTTTTTGAGCTTTGTGCCGAGCATTTGAATGAGGGCGGTCTACTTGCGGTCAATGTGGCTTCTGGTGAAAGTGAGTTTTTGACGGTTTTTGAAAACACTTTAGCCCATCCTTTTGGAGAGGTGTTTAGCGCGCCCATTCCCGGCAGTTTCAACACGCTGCTGCTCACAGGGAAGGAAGCTCGATATGAACCTGTTCAAAACTTGGACCCGGCCTTGCAAGAAAAGTGGAGAGGCTTGCAGCGGGAAGGACCTGAAGTGCGGGCTCACGATTCAGAGGCACCGCTGTTTGAGGACGATAAACTTTCTCAAGTGGAATTGCTCAACGAGGCCATGCTCATGCAACTGCTTGAGGGCTTTTAG
- a CDS encoding leucyl aminopeptidase: protein MKLLLQAKAPKADLLFLALYKKESLSQTQKECLGVDKKTVEDRLSAKDFEGEEGQSLTLFTDKGSPKRIILLGRGDKEKQMPQSTEYLGATMAKLAKTAKAKSAAILCSNEDLNALSCGFVLGHYEFTRYKKKDPKAVSLEQVSFVSNETKEAKKILERTMAFMHASNRTRDLINTCAGDLNTEDLAQAAVELGKKYKLKTTVFDDKKLKKMGCGGLYGMGQGATVGSRMVILEYRHKSKAKVPALALVGKGIVYDTGGMNFKPSGHIEDMKLDMSGAATVMGTLQALSELHVPGYFVGVLCIAENALSERAIHSGDAVSMYNGKTVEITNTDAEGRMVLGDGLAYVEKNYKPKKIINVATLTGAVTVALGYTITGVLGNNDAFIQEVLEAGKAVKERQWPLPLDEDFVKATKGSFTDLQNSTDGIRAGTIMGAAFLKNFVDHTPWVHLDIAGTAWVERPTPTTQYGATSASLRTLIELAIKNSDA, encoded by the coding sequence ATGAAACTGCTCCTTCAAGCAAAGGCCCCCAAAGCCGATCTGCTTTTCCTTGCCTTATACAAAAAAGAAAGTCTGAGCCAAACTCAAAAAGAATGTCTGGGAGTTGATAAAAAAACCGTGGAAGACCGCCTGAGCGCCAAGGACTTTGAAGGAGAAGAGGGACAAAGCCTCACTCTGTTCACCGACAAAGGCAGCCCTAAACGCATCATTCTTTTGGGCCGCGGAGACAAAGAAAAACAAATGCCTCAATCCACCGAATATTTAGGCGCCACCATGGCAAAATTGGCCAAAACAGCCAAAGCCAAAAGTGCAGCTATTTTGTGCAGCAACGAAGATTTAAATGCCCTCAGCTGCGGTTTTGTGCTGGGTCATTACGAATTCACGCGCTACAAAAAGAAAGATCCCAAAGCCGTCTCTTTGGAGCAAGTGAGTTTTGTGAGCAACGAAACGAAAGAAGCTAAAAAAATCTTGGAGCGCACGATGGCCTTTATGCACGCCTCCAATAGAACACGAGACCTCATCAATACGTGTGCCGGCGATTTGAACACCGAAGATTTAGCCCAAGCCGCCGTAGAATTGGGGAAAAAGTATAAACTGAAAACCACCGTTTTCGACGACAAAAAATTAAAGAAAATGGGGTGCGGCGGACTCTACGGAATGGGCCAAGGCGCAACCGTGGGTTCCCGCATGGTGATTTTAGAATACCGCCACAAAAGCAAGGCAAAGGTCCCTGCCCTCGCCTTGGTGGGCAAAGGCATTGTTTACGATACCGGAGGAATGAACTTCAAACCCTCAGGACACATCGAAGACATGAAGTTGGATATGAGTGGCGCCGCCACCGTCATGGGCACTTTGCAAGCTCTCAGCGAACTCCACGTGCCGGGCTATTTTGTGGGAGTGCTCTGCATTGCAGAAAATGCCCTTTCGGAACGAGCCATTCACTCTGGAGACGCCGTAAGCATGTACAACGGAAAAACCGTAGAAATCACCAACACAGACGCCGAAGGCCGCATGGTTTTGGGCGATGGACTCGCTTATGTGGAAAAAAATTACAAGCCTAAAAAAATCATCAACGTAGCCACTTTAACAGGAGCTGTAACCGTAGCTTTGGGCTATACCATCACGGGCGTTTTGGGCAACAACGATGCCTTCATCCAAGAAGTATTGGAGGCAGGAAAGGCCGTAAAAGAACGTCAATGGCCCCTCCCCTTGGACGAAGATTTTGTTAAAGCCACAAAAGGCAGCTTCACCGACCTTCAAAACAGCACCGACGGCATTCGTGCGGGCACCATCATGGGAGCCGCTTTTCTCAAAAACTTTGTGGATCATACCCCTTGGGTGCACCTGGACATTGCTGGAACCGCTTGGGTGGAGCGTCCCACGCCAACCACTCAATATGGAGCCACTTCCGCCAGTCTAAGAACCTTGATTGAGCTGGCGATCAAAAACTCAGACGCCTAA
- a CDS encoding DUF2203 domain-containing protein: MSRTFSVSEANRALLFVKPVIEDLQALIFNLAAWQKNPEGFFIKELDEKIRKIQYHFEELKQVGCLCRDPERGLVDFPSFYRNEPVFLCWSLGEEAVTHWHHIQENNEQRKPIDELFLEANSKSPQAVA; this comes from the coding sequence ATGAGCAGAACTTTCTCCGTCTCAGAAGCGAATCGGGCACTGCTTTTTGTGAAACCCGTGATTGAAGATCTGCAAGCCCTGATCTTTAACCTGGCCGCATGGCAAAAAAATCCCGAAGGATTTTTCATAAAAGAACTGGATGAAAAAATTCGAAAAATCCAATATCACTTTGAAGAGCTCAAACAAGTGGGCTGCCTCTGCCGCGACCCTGAACGCGGCCTCGTGGACTTTCCCAGTTTTTACAGAAACGAACCTGTGTTTTTATGCTGGAGCTTGGGTGAAGAAGCCGTGACGCATTGGCATCACATTCAAGAAAACAATGAGCAGCGCAAACCCATCGACGAACTCTTTTTAGAAGCCAACTCTAAAAGCCCTCAAGCAGTTGCATGA
- a CDS encoding cyanophycin synthetase, which produces MKKGTPYLTALIQKLAPKVGAKVIIEPKWKIVAQIRYKNGVNRYLRFYTLDLNPVGASDIAKDKGFAKFFMQKMGYPIANGKEFFKPSWAKAIGSKDTAKTALGYAKKIGYPLIVKPNSSSQGYGVTLVHNSKELLSALNHAFQDDRVALVEEYKPGKDYRVVTLDGKIISAYERIALSVTGDGKKNIGELLLAKQKLFKKKKRDTRIDIHDPRILKTLKSKGKNLKTVLAKEEKITLLPNANLSTGGESKDVTETIHPKFKKIAISLTKDMGLRIAGVDIMVTQGEITEAPKKDGYYIIEINAAPGLDHYVTTGKAQKKIVEAMYLKVLKAMKKK; this is translated from the coding sequence ATGAAAAAAGGAACACCCTATCTGACAGCACTCATACAAAAATTGGCTCCAAAAGTGGGCGCAAAAGTCATAATTGAACCAAAATGGAAGATTGTGGCGCAAATACGCTATAAAAATGGAGTGAATCGCTACCTTCGTTTTTATACGCTAGACCTCAATCCTGTCGGAGCATCCGATATCGCAAAGGACAAAGGGTTTGCAAAATTTTTCATGCAAAAAATGGGTTATCCAATAGCCAATGGAAAAGAATTTTTTAAACCTTCGTGGGCAAAAGCCATTGGAAGCAAAGATACCGCCAAAACAGCTCTTGGCTATGCAAAAAAGATCGGGTATCCCTTGATTGTAAAACCAAATTCTTCCAGTCAGGGCTACGGAGTCACCTTGGTCCATAATTCAAAAGAGCTGCTGAGCGCACTGAACCACGCTTTTCAGGATGATCGTGTCGCTCTTGTTGAAGAGTACAAACCTGGAAAGGATTATCGAGTGGTGACTCTGGATGGGAAGATCATTTCCGCGTACGAAAGAATTGCACTTTCAGTGACTGGCGACGGGAAAAAGAATATTGGTGAACTTCTTTTGGCTAAACAGAAACTGTTTAAAAAAAAGAAACGAGACACACGAATCGACATTCACGATCCACGCATTTTAAAAACCTTGAAATCGAAAGGCAAAAACTTGAAAACCGTGCTAGCGAAAGAGGAAAAAATAACCCTACTGCCAAACGCCAATCTTTCAACTGGCGGTGAATCAAAAGATGTAACCGAAACCATCCATCCAAAATTTAAAAAAATAGCGATCTCTCTAACAAAAGACATGGGCCTCAGAATAGCCGGGGTCGACATCATGGTGACTCAAGGGGAAATCACCGAGGCTCCAAAGAAAGACGGCTATTACATTATTGAGATCAACGCCGCTCCTGGACTCGACCACTACGTGACCACTGGAAAAGCACAGAAAAAAATCGTAGAAGCCATGTACCTCAAAGTGCTAAAGGCAATGAAGAAAAAGTGA
- a CDS encoding CPBP family intramembrane metalloprotease encodes MIIEFFRVRNLAGLTSNMQIGLLVLAYLVTTVWVYMHWKATGEFFGSSGSFQSIFAPFYEEMIFRGLILGGLASLYSKRTAICLSSFLFGIWHLKNFPIHSSEALIYQVLYTGLILGPLLAWLALRVKSIWPGVLIHATNNLLSPLSWWIIGLLGYQSLF; translated from the coding sequence ATGATTATCGAATTTTTCCGAGTTCGTAACCTAGCTGGGCTCACCTCAAACATGCAAATCGGGCTGTTAGTCCTCGCCTACCTCGTGACCACGGTTTGGGTTTACATGCACTGGAAAGCCACAGGTGAGTTCTTTGGCAGCAGTGGAAGCTTTCAAAGTATTTTTGCACCCTTCTACGAAGAAATGATTTTCCGTGGTTTAATCCTGGGTGGACTCGCTTCCCTATACAGCAAAAGAACCGCCATTTGCTTGAGCAGTTTTCTATTCGGAATTTGGCACCTCAAAAACTTCCCTATCCATTCGAGTGAAGCCCTTATCTACCAGGTGCTCTACACTGGATTGATCTTGGGACCTTTGCTGGCTTGGCTAGCTCTGCGTGTGAAAAGCATATGGCCTGGGGTACTCATCCATGCGACCAACAATCTGCTTTCCCCCTTGAGCTGGTGGATCATAGGGTTGTTGGGCTATCAAAGTCTTTTCTAA
- the ssb gene encoding single-stranded DNA-binding protein, translating into MAYSLNRAQVIGNVTRDPEVRQTSSGQMVASFGIATNSTWIDKAGQKQEKAEFHNIVLWGKLAEIAQAYLKKGRKIFVEGRMQTREWEGEDSHKRSKMEIVAEQLILLDRSGAPTGEGVDATYERSSNSSAIKSQTPSTSETPEEAAVTLDDLPF; encoded by the coding sequence ATGGCGTATTCTCTCAACCGTGCTCAAGTGATTGGGAACGTGACTCGTGATCCTGAAGTCCGTCAAACTTCCAGTGGACAGATGGTGGCTTCCTTTGGTATTGCGACCAATAGCACTTGGATCGATAAGGCCGGACAAAAACAAGAAAAGGCTGAATTTCACAACATTGTGCTTTGGGGCAAATTGGCTGAAATCGCTCAAGCTTACCTAAAAAAAGGCCGAAAGATTTTTGTGGAAGGTCGCATGCAAACCCGAGAATGGGAAGGCGAAGACAGTCATAAGCGCAGCAAAATGGAAATTGTGGCCGAGCAACTCATCCTTTTGGATCGCAGTGGAGCTCCTACTGGGGAAGGCGTGGATGCAACTTATGAACGTTCCAGCAACAGCAGTGCGATCAAGTCTCAGACCCCTTCCACCAGTGAAACTCCCGAAGAGGCTGCTGTGACTCTCGACGACCTTCCTTTTTAA
- a CDS encoding FKBP-type peptidyl-prolyl cis-trans isomerase — MTTELKIEDLIEGTGEAAKKGNTLVVHYTGTLEDGSKFDSSKDRGEPFEFQLGQGYVIQGWDEGMLGMKVGGTRKLTIPSDMGYGDYGVPGAIPGGAALIFEVELLEIK; from the coding sequence ATGACTACTGAACTCAAAATTGAAGATCTCATCGAAGGCACCGGTGAAGCGGCTAAAAAAGGGAACACCCTCGTGGTGCACTACACGGGAACCCTCGAGGACGGCAGTAAATTCGACAGCTCCAAAGACCGTGGCGAACCATTTGAGTTTCAGCTTGGCCAGGGTTATGTGATTCAAGGTTGGGACGAAGGTATGCTTGGCATGAAGGTGGGCGGCACTCGCAAACTCACCATCCCTTCTGATATGGGGTACGGCGACTACGGCGTTCCTGGAGCCATTCCAGGAGGAGCTGCTTTGATTTTTGAAGTGGAACTTTTAGAAATCAAGTAA
- a CDS encoding M23 family metallopeptidase produces MQPERFKGYHTGVDVEAGDLSEDVPVFSIADGEVFAASEVEGYGGVLVLRYSLQGETLLALYGHVDRSSLTVSVGDEVKTGQILGFLGEAYSEETDGERKHLHFALIPGEHLSYLQFDYWDSL; encoded by the coding sequence TTGCAACCGGAGCGTTTTAAGGGGTACCACACCGGGGTGGATGTGGAAGCTGGCGATTTGTCCGAGGATGTGCCGGTGTTTTCGATTGCCGATGGAGAGGTCTTTGCGGCAAGCGAAGTGGAGGGTTATGGTGGGGTTTTGGTGCTTCGTTACTCTTTGCAAGGGGAAACTCTTTTGGCTTTGTATGGACATGTGGATCGTTCCTCCTTGACTGTTTCTGTGGGCGATGAGGTGAAAACAGGGCAAATCTTGGGGTTTTTAGGGGAGGCGTATAGCGAAGAAACCGATGGCGAGCGCAAACATTTGCACTTTGCCCTGATTCCTGGAGAGCATTTGAGCTATTTGCAATTTGACTATTGGGACTCTCTGTGA